tgaatttgtATTTGTTAATTCACTAAAAACTTcagtttttattatttcattattgaataaatattcaatatataaataaatgtgattattaatattacaaGATACACATTTGTAATCTTTATAAGGAGATTGTACACGAGTTTGTAAAGCGCGGCTGTATAAACAGACGTTGAACATTaaagggtaaaaaaaataaataaaaaacatagattaatataaaaagcaTTTGGGATTTTCTaatgcaaaaaaagaaggtttaaacatgttttttttataagaaaaacgtagactatatttttatttcaattatttttgtatttctaaataattaattttataaatgtaatttaccgttaaaaattaagtatCTTTCTAAATGAAAACTAAAACGATACGTTTTAGATcgaaattgtaaaaaatattttatacttaaaaaaattaataccGTTTTTccgttaaaaaattaattttactaACCCCATGAATGAACCAAAAAGTGTACACGATCTTTCtggtaaaaataacaatgaaaattctttaaactTTCAAACTCCTGTAGAAGGAATTAATTTCGACACTAAAAACTTAACATTAGACCACATaattaattcttttaaatctaCTGGTTTTCAatctacaaatttatacaaaagtATTCTAGAAATAgataaaatgataaaatcaaattctaaaatatatttaggCTGTACTTCTAACTTAATAAGTAGTGGTCTAAGAGATATTATCAGATTTTTAGTCCAACATAAACACATTGATGTATGTGTTATAACAGCAGGAGGAATAGAAGAAGacataataaaatgtttaaaacCTACACTGTGTGCAGATTTTACCTATAAAGGCGAAGATTTACGAAATAACGGCCTAAATAGAATTGGGAATTTAGTTATAccaaatgaaaattatgaattatttgaaaaatggTTCAACGAATCATTAGatgaattattaaaagattcAAATGAAGACAATCCTTTGATTATAACGCCgtctaaatttatagagTATTTGGGACTGAGAattaataatgaaaaatctATTTTGTACTGGGCTGCAAAAAACCACATACCAATTTATTCGCCTGCACTAACAGACGGGTCTATTGGCGACATGATcacattttataaaaagagaaCATGTTTTAAACTTGATATTGttgaagatataaaatcCATAAATTTTAGTACTTTGgattctaaaaaaacagGTGCTATAATATTGGGATCTGGACTTATAAAACATCATATTTTGAATGCGAATTTGTTTAGAAATGGATTGGATTTTTGCGTATTGATTAATACAGCAAATGAATATGATGGAAGTGATGCTGGTGCCAATATCGAGGAATCTATTAGTTGGGGAAAGATTAAAGCTAAAACTCAAGGAATTAAAGTCGTAGGAGATGCTACTATTTTATTCCCATTAATAGTATATTCTACATTTTACAAactacattaaaaaaaaattattttgattttaactattttttttaaatgtaagctgcattattaaattctatTTGTCTTAGTATTTGAAATACTTCTGGAATGTACTATCTGGttaaaacttaaaatttttaacttatTCATGTgcaataaaaatgatatattaaatactATAATTGTCCAGAgaaatagaaatttatatataaagattACCCTAACGCATATAAATACATGCGTTCtatgaataattttttccatttgataaattttaggTTACATGAAAGTTTtcatattgttttaaaaattgctGCAAATGTATGGCTCATGATAATTGTCATAAGAAAAAAGTAGTTGTTATTgcatttcttaaaaaaataaaatggaTTACATCAAAAACGGGCTTCAATCTGATCGCCTTTTCATAATACTTAATGtgaaaaaaatcttcaCGATAAAATAATCACGGCGTTCATATCGCGCACATACGCATAATGACATTCTTGTctctatatatttttttaattgtaaaaattttatgtgaTGCggaattttaataaaaaaacaaaaaggTCGCTACACTGcggaaattattaaattttaaatacttttgaTGCTAatcttaaatattatcatgTGTCAAACtcaaaagataaatttaataagaatTCTAAGAACCCCAGATTTATAAAACCTCTAGTacattgttttaaaaaaattacatatgAACAGATCAAACTACGTTTCCGACTATAATTTAGAactaatattatatatcaGTTTActtaaagttttataaagattttattcGTCAAAATCAAGATACCAAACAAAGTCCAGATAGTCAAAATTCTATGGCACATCTATACATcattcaaatttattttttagatccGTTAGTTTAGttatatgtatttttttattcttttctttttattatgacatttttcattatgttttttatgaatcTGTCAGCATATTCCTTGGGATCTTTACATGATTTATTCGTAACACATAAGCAGAAGACATAAAATAAGTTTTCgatctttttctttttactATAACTTGTTAGTATGTCGATTATTCCCATAGAATATTCTCCTAATTTTATGATGTCTCTATAATCTTCTTTAATATATGTTTCGTctacatttaaatttttttcatcttctttattttgtttatttgtcTTATATTCTATTATATTTGCTTTGcattctttataatttgatttattttcattatacGTCTTagtattttcaaaatatctATTATTAATGGTCTTATCCTTTATACAATCAATATCTTTAtctgttttattatattcttcattttttatcttttttctttctggTGTATTTACACTGATTACTAATGAATAATccattatatttaaatctcTTAAGAATCCCACGTCCTTCTTTATTTGCTCAATACATTTCTCTACATTCCCAATTtctatcttctttttttctttataccattctttgtctttttttatatattggTTTCTTGTCCTATACAAATTATCGCCTTTCAAATCGAAAATACTTTCAATATCTTCACTTCTAAACACgtttttcattattataaatcgTATTTCTTTCTCTTTTGTCTTATATGTGACACATCccaatatttttactaaatatGTATCCcgattatttattaaatattctgTGTAGTCATTTATTATTCTCAATAAAGTGTCGAATTCATAGTTCtggattatttttaaagtgtAATTGAAATCtgaactaaaaaatattgaagatGAAGAATTGCCTTTAATCAAAGGAGTGTAGTGATAAGACATCTCGAGATCGAGAAAAGGCTTATCAAAAAGTGtccttatttttatgaaattagTTTCTTTATGGATTGTTAAGACTTCGTTGTTATTCGTTAGTTGTATGAAGTCTCTATGGATagacttttttatatttgttttgttGGCGAAGAAACTTAAGACTCCTTCAAGTAAATccatttattttgatttgttagatattatttataaattataaaaaggaGTGGACTTACCAATGAGACACATTAAacatgtaaaaataaaaaataattttttttttattgtggcagaaacaatattttatagaaaaacaGATCCTGTTGTATAAGCGCATGATATAGTTAATGTACATATATTATTGGTTAAGAAAATGATCTTATTGCGTTAAAAAcgaaaatatcaaattaataTGATTTAAGGTGCCCTTAGCACAGTGGTAGAATGCTATGCTTCCATTGAGCAATGGCTGGGTTCGATTCCCAGGGGCAccaaaattgtttctactttctatgatgcagttggaacaactcagatgatgaaaatgtccacgataatcattaagttgattcaatgaaacttgtgtgTGTCCAGCCACAAGAGGATTAGCATCTAGTGTAGAAACGCACCTCAAGGCCAAAAAGCAGTATCGCCCTTTGGTGACTtaatgatacataaaagtatctaaTGGGTACGGCCTAGTTGGAGCCCATCGCTGGTGCACTCTAAAGTAGGATCCTAGAGCTAACTAAGAGACTAGACGAAGTAGGGCAATAGAAGATCTCGTGGACCCTATCCTACATGATTCTGTAACACGGTGGCCGAAACTAGTGGGAGACTGGTGGTCAACGCAGCCCAATAAAAACGCCGGGCTGGGGATGTGGTCGTGTAAGGAGCCGTGTGTGCAATACGGATGATTGTAGGTACCTTTGAGTCAGTACGATAATGTCTCTCCTCGGGTTATAGATAACCATGCCCGTTAAGTATATCCGCTGTGAGGTCACTCTGGACGCGATTTGAGGTATAAATGGAAAGTGTTCTCCTGGAGCCAAAGTCCAATGGATACGGCGGAGCTTGCTGCACCGGCAAGTGTATGGAGGGAGTTTTAGTGAGTAAGAATCTCACAGTACCAGTTGGATGAGGATCACACCCAAATCCCTCTGGTCCCTATGTAAGGTTTCTCCCTACCTCTTACttgcaagaaaaaaaaaaaaaaaaaaaaattaatatgatTTAGGAAAATAAACAACCCCCATAGTCGCGTGGCTGAAGTGGGCTATCATGAGAAAACCCTAATCTTTCATTGAAGCAcacattttttcataaaaataaagccgctatagatataaaaaggcgtattaaatttttataaagctCATTGTAAATGGGCCTATAATCTGGTTAAACTTTGAGGTTTTCTCAAATTCTAATGCTCTACAAAAAAccaaattataaatttaagcTTTAATCAATATCAACAATAATCTAATACAGTAAAATGACAGATTAATTCTTGTCCTCAATTAGCATATACCTGACTATATAAGATTTAATTACTTTTGTTCTACATATAAACGGAATATATACAGGAGGAAGAATATTAAACAACCCTCCTCAAGgatgtttaatttttttaaccccaaaaatgaagtgcaaaaaagGAGGAGCAAGAATGGAACCTAAATATCCGACCACTTATAAcattagaaatataaactGAACATAAAATGACTCTAAATTAATTCTAAACAGATTacatttacaaaaatttttatataataggAAATCAAAAAGAACCCGATATGATCTTCTTTTAATCCGGGTTCTAACGGGATGCTTCTTTTAGAACAGCCCACGCCCCTTCAGTAATGTATCTGTAGATACCATTCTGGACATACAAAACCAATTGATCgtttaaaaatgtaatgtTTTTGTGCCTCAAattgatataaatttatgtacCTTTCCAACAATctgtaaatatattatatttgtgaGATATAATCTTTTAGTGATTTTTCGGCAGTCTCGGTCTTTCATCCCTTTTCTTTTAGTGAGATTCAACCCTTTCCTTACTCCTTTTAACCATTCCAAACACCCATACTCCTACAACTTTGTGGCCTTTATTGTACTTTCCTTTCCATTTTTAGAATCGtcaatttctaaaaatataccCGGTCCGCCAATTTTTGTACTACCAGTTATATGTTTACTAAATTTGCTGACAATTCTTATAGTGTTTATCTGTCAATAGCaagaatttattaagtGATTCTTAATGTTgtatctttaaaaatatctgTATGGCTTGGAATATAATTAACCAAAGCaatttaaatctataaaGTACTTCCTTAAAGTGATTATACTTCCAGTTTTGTGGCTTTTAGTACATATCATTTTGTATTGTATTTCATTACGTCGATGTACATATTCGAGGGAAAAAGGTAAAAAACTTGAATTAGCttattatttaatcaaattctttttattacgTCATTACTAATGATACAATGTGTGACACGGGCTGCCTCCCTGGCTGCTCGGTgtgtttaaataatttatatttttataatttttattaactcTTGTTCCTCTCATGACTCGGTGAGGGGCTAGAAATAATTcctttttatagttttattttcccCCCATTCATCTTTCAAGAAAAGGCGGGATATTTATGGATAATAGAAGTTAGCATATTTTGAGTGTTATAGCGTTTCTAAATACTTTGTATTCTGTTCCTCGTTTGTTTACGATGAGTCATTGTAAACAAACGGCATCTCAGTCATTTGACAGTTCTGACTGAGGGATTAGCATTTATAACTCCTCTGTTATCACTAGTGGGTCTGGAAGGATGTCGTGTGACACAATGGAACAAAACTAGTGCAAtgtaagaaatttatatatcatAGCAGCAATCAAATCCGGAttattaaacattttaagCTTTTAAAGTTAAGTCTGGCGTGCTGCTCAGGGTTGCGACCTGTTCTAAAGTAATATACTAAACAACTAATGGCCTTGCCGCCTGTCCTTAGCAggcttttctttttttaaaattaatgtgTTAATGTCCCTCTCTTCATGTATGGAGGCATTGGGacaaaaatatgaagaagGGAAcctatttgaaaataataaattaccTTCTGTGGTATCCCACATGTCAAACATAtcatttttgacatttctTGATTTGTTTACCCCgtaaacaaacaataaaaaattataaaagaaaattccATACTTAGGGGTATGGAAgatataagaaataaacattATAGGTTTAACTTATCTTTATTGGAGTTGTACTTCCGCAGGAGGTACGACATATTGAATTCAATAAGAGAGTACAAACATCATGAACTCCAACCCACGCGAGGAAAAGAAATCGCAGGACACAACTCTAAAACTCAAGAAGCAAAAGTAGTCTCTATAAGAATTAAGACAGGTGAAGTGGACCTAGGAATCACCAAAAATGTAGAAATGATTAACGATATCTACGAAATCGATCTACTAGGATGGTTTAAGAAAATTGAAGAAATTTTCCAAAGGAATCAATGGAACGAAGAGACAAAAAAGCTATTTTTATTCGATCTCATTGAAGATCAGATTATAGACAAAGCCAATTTGAAAGATAACTACGAAGAAAACAAGAACTACATCATTTCACAGGTGTTCTCACAGAAAAGAGTCGAGAACTTAATAGTAGAACTGGATAATCTAAAACAAACTGACTACATTTTCTTTGATAACTACATAAACGAAATCATGAAACGAGTAACCATCTACAGTAAAGTATCTAATTGCAGCCAGAAAGAATACGAACGAAGATCAAAGGAATCCATTTACAGAGGACTTGGCTTAGAAACGGTAAGATATCTTGAGGAACAAAACCTCGAAACACTACTTGAAATCATACCAGCCCTGAAAAGAATGGAAGAAAACATCATAACAAGATTTAACATACCGAGGAAGATAAACAACATCTCAGGTATAAGATTCATGAAAAAGTGGTGTAAAGTCCACAAAACTCTGGGACATACAACGAGAGATTGCGGGCAAAGCAACGAAACAAATCGATCAAATATTAGCAAAGttaaaaacgaaaaatttaacCTCAACAAGAAGACAGTAGCTCCCGATACCAACTTGAACCTAAAGAATACAACGAGGAAGATTTCAGAACCcagagaaaataaaaactctTTAAACTACGTTAGTTTAGAAAATCCTACTATTGTCGAACAACTCGACATTCCACTCATAATCAATAAGAAACACGAGTCAACAGGAACTCTAGACTGTGGAGCAGGATTAAACTTCATCAAAGCAGACCTCGTAGAACAATGGAGCCTTACCACCAGAGAAAGTAAAGAGATCCAGGTAATGTTTGGAAATAAATCAAACGAAACCACCAGTACGTTAATAGAATTAGAATTACAGCTGAAGGGGAAAAACGAAACATGTAAAATAGAATTATATCTATTACAAAACTTACCGGTTAATATATTACTTGGCAGAGACTTTATATCGAGAAATGAAATTATACTTGACTTTACAAGaaggaaaataatttggaaCAACTCAACCATGAGTATGAAAACTAATCAAGAAGAAACAGAATTCCAAAAACCTTTTGAGAAAACACTCATTACAAAAGATGAAGCAAGATTACATAAAATCATAGATGACTATAAAagcaaaattaaagaaaacgACCCAATAAACACAGATCAAGTCAAATTACAAGTGTCTAAAAACAACATAAAGcttaagaaaattaattatgCAGTACCTTCAAACTACAAAGAAGACGCAATACTAGAAATAGAACGACTATTAGACTCTAATATAATCGAGGAATGCAACGAAAGGAACACCAGCCCCGAATTCtttaagaaaaagaaaaacgGCAAGATAAGACTAGTAATAGACTACAGAGAAATTAATAACTTTATCGAAGACGAAGTAGAAATAATTCCAAAGATGGACGATATCATTTATCAAATCGGAAAAAGCGAAGTAATAAGCAAATTGGACCTGACGAATGGATTTAACCAATTACTCCTAACAGAAGAAAGCAGGAAATGGACAGCATTCTCTATATTCGGCAAAACATTCAGATACAAAAGACTCCCTTTCggattaaaaaatggcCCCAAAGCATTCCAGAAAACAATGAACAAAATACTCTTCggaatcaaaaatatatcggTATACATAGACGACATAATTATAGCCACGAAGGACTACGAGTCTCATCTGAACACACTCAAAGAATTATTTACAAGGCTACAGAAGCAC
The genomic region above belongs to Vairimorpha necatrix chromosome 3, complete sequence and contains:
- a CDS encoding deoxyhypusine synthase (DHYS), producing the protein MNEPKSVHDLSGKNNNENSLNFQTPVEGINFDTKNLTLDHIINSFKSTGFQSTNLYKSILEIDKMIKSNSKIYLGCTSNLISSGLRDIIRFLVQHKHIDVCVITAGGIEEDIIKCLKPTLCADFTYKGEDLRNNGLNRIGNLVIPNENYELFEKWFNESLDELLKDSNEDNPLIITPSKFIEYLGLRINNEKSILYWAAKNHIPIYSPALTDGSIGDMITFYKKRTCFKLDIVEDIKSINFSTLDSKKTGAIILGSGLIKHHILNANLFRNGLDFCVLINTANEYDGSDAGANIEESISWGKIKAKTQGIKVVGDATILFPLIVYSTFYKLH
- a CDS encoding phosphatidylinositol 4-phosphate 5-kinase: MDLLEGVLSFFANKTNIKKSIHRDFIQLTNNNEVLTIHKETNFIKIRTLFDKPFLDLEMSYHYTPLIKGNSSSSIFFSSDFNYTLKIIQNYEFDTLLRIINDYTEYLINNRDTYLVKILGCVTYKTKEKEIRFIIMKNVFRSEDIESIFDLKGDNLYRTRNQYIKKDKEWYKEKKKIEIGNVEKCIEQIKKDVGFLRDLNIMDYSLVISVNTPERKKIKNEEYNKTDKDIDCIKDKTINNRYFENTKTYNENKSNYKECKANIIEYKTNKQNKEDEKNLNVDETYIKEDYRDIIKLGEYSMGIIDILTSYSKKKKIENLFYVFCLCVTNKSCKDPKEYADRFIKNIMKNVIIKRKE